The genomic window GGCTCTGAGAAAGCGGTGTCAAAATCTATGGCGCAGAAAGGGGAGTGAGGTGAGGTAGAGCAGAAAAGTGGGCATTCATGGGAGAAGGGCGAGGAATAAAGTGGCAGGAAGCCAGGGTGGTGAAGATGGGTGTGCCTGAGACCTAAATGGGAGACTTTGGAAAGTTATATTCCTCACTCTGGAGTGGATGCACCTGAAACTTATGTGTCAGTGCATTTACCAAtctctattctcttttctctgtttacCTGTAGACAATAATCTAAGTAAGGGAGGAAAGAAATTGCTCCACAGAGCGTGATATGCTGGAGATAAGGGATGGAAACGAGGCGTCTGAGGCAGACTACAGAGTCCAGAGGCAATTCAGCTTCTCCCTCTCACAgcctttgttttttctcctcttaCATTGGTACTGGAAAAAGATAAATGCTGCACCTCTGGGAAACCAGTGGAAATGAGTTTGAGGGAGGCAAAACCCCAGAGGCggaacatttgaaaattaagacCTTCAATCCGGAAATAGAGATACTGATACCCTTGTATCCTGTGCATTGACATGTCTCTTTGGGGAGACTCATCTGAAAGCTCTATGTGTTTGCATTGCTGCTAGGTCCATGTTGGATGGCAATTAGATTGATTGTGTCCAGGAAAAGAATGTCTAACAATCTGCTTCTTAGAATGCCACAACTAGATCACCTTTTAAAGAGTGATGTCCATCTGTGACTTGTATTAGATGTGGGATATACTCAGACTGACGAATTTGTGAAAGAAGATATGGAAGTCTGGTCTAGAAGTTGACACAGTGCTCATCCACTTATCAGAAGAAGGCACAAccaagcaagaaaaacaaaaagagcgtGGGAGCTGCAGACAGTGGGGAAGACAGGCAAGGCCCATGATCTGCAGTCAAGAGTTGAGGGCAAGCCAAGCCCTGGGGATCAGTCTGACAATAATCACGGGCAGTAAGATCTCGCAGCCTCTCCAAAAGCAaaccatcaaaataaaaatgaatcaccTATTCcctcagtaaaaataaaaaaatttctgggTATgctcaaaactttaaaaatggcaGTCGTGTTCTGGACCTCTCCAAGTGTCTTTTCATTCAGGGAAAACTGTTGTTTGCCGAGCCCAAGGATGCGGGCTTTCCGTTTGGCCAGGATATCAATAGCCATGTGGCCAGCCTCTCAATGGCTAGAAACACGAGCCCCACTCCAGACCCCACTGTTAGAGAGGCTTTGTGTGCCCCGGATAGCTTACATGCGAGTATTGAAAGTCAGGGCCAGATTAAGATGTACATCAATGAAGTGTGTCGGGAGACTGTGTCACGTTGCTGCAACTCATTTCTGCAGCAGGCCGGATTAAATTTGTTAATAAGCATGACAGTTATTAATAACATGCTTGCCAAGTCCGTTTCAGACTTGAAGTTTCCTTTGATATCAGAGGGAAGTGGATGTGCTAAGGTTCAGGTTTTGAAACCGCTGATGGGTTTGTCTGAAAAGCCAGTCTTGGCGGGGGAGTTAGTCAGTGCCCAGATGCTCTTCTCATTCATGTCCCTCTTTATCAGAAATGGAAACAGAGAGATTCTCCTGGAAACCCCTGCCCCATAAACGGCCCTCTCGAACACAATGGGACGGAATCCACCCACAACGCGCTTGGTTTGCAGATGTCAAAGAATCTGCAGAGGGTGCTACTGAAGATTCAGCCTTAGCCAATCACCACCTCATTGGGTGAAAGTTCCAGGGCTCAATCCAGGACCACACTCTTATTGGCCAGGCAGGGGCTCCCACAGAGCTTTGAGTAACTTCTTGGTTGTGCAGTCTGCAGGCAATGTTGGCATTGTAAATTCCTCCCTTGCAGCCTCCTTCGTGTGGTGAGGGGATCACTTCAGCTGCCTGCTGTGGACAAAGAACATCAAATTACGGCATCACGAGTGCTATTGTTGCCTGTGGTGGTCTCCCTGTCCAAGAGGACCGCTTTGCAGAGACCAGAGGCATATCGCAGCTTGAGCTGAAAATGCATTTGTTGCAGCTTAGGTTGAATTATTTTTCGTTTACCCTTTCTTCTACACGCGCCTGATGGATAGTGAACCCATTCATCAAAAAAGTGCACTGCTCTTCTGTCTATTGTACCGACTTAACCTCTTCCACCCAAGTCCGCATCTGTGTGTATCATCAATAAAGTTGTGTGCTTTGATTGGCAGAAAAGAGTCATGGTCCTTGTCCTTGAGTTTACAGTCTGCACGGAGAGGAGGACAGAAAAAAAGCACGGTAAACGCCAGCTGACTGGAACGTCTGCTCCCTGACAAATGCAGGCTTATCGGTGCTCACAGGACGCAGGGATAGAGAGGGGCTGCAGTGCTCAGAATAAACTTCAAGAAGGGGCTGGGAgcggggatgggggaaggggaggggcacAGCGGGGGAGTTCGTGGAATTGGGATGGAAAGTTGAGAGGACTGAAAGAGACAATACTCATGGAGCAGGCAGCACCGTGCCCGGCACAGAGAAATCCCTTCTTAATGTCTTTTCCTTGACTGCCAGCCTGGAGAGAAAGGTCAGTAACCCTGGCCTTTTCGATTGTCTGCGCATCCCGACGTGGGGATGGGGACCGGGGTGGAACGGGTGGGGGCGCTCTACCACGCATCGGGGCGCATTTATTGCACAATGATGGCGATAAAGGTTGCCGCTTGCCCAGCACCTACCCTGTGTAGTTCTATCCCTCCTGCGAAGCCACGGGGAAATCTGCTTCCagccctccttctctcttccttggaTCCCCAGGGCTACTTCCTGGCAGAGTGAGAGGGTTGGCCGCTGCTCCCTTTGGAGCAACCTCCTTTCTTCCATATCCCCACTACCTGTGGTGGGACCCAGGAAGGGAACAGTGGAGCCCTCCATCAACTAGCTGCGGGGGTGATAGGGCAGATGCTGAGGGCACTTGGCACGACCGTGGCCACTCCATCCATCCGGAGACACCTCCACACTCTCCATCTGAGGTTCCTGCACCTTGCCAGGAAAGGAAGAACCCGTGGGCGCAGAAGCACTCCATGGGTCAGGGCAGCTCGTTctgccccgcccccacctccaacattaccAGATCCCGCCCAGCAGGTTTAGCCCCTGAATCAGCAAAGCCAGGTTCCCTGCATGTTGGTGATGTGTGTGTCAAGAAGTGGTCCCCTTCCCTAAAGCCATGGCAAACCCAGTAAACACATCTGCTTCCCCTTGGGCAAGGCTGCTGCCGTGCCCGGTGCCCTCTCAGTCTCCCAGGGCTGCTGCTGTGGGTCACTGTGCCCTGGGCAGCCGCAATCTCTCTGGTGCTGGGCGTTCTGCTTGTTCTCTTCCACACAGAacaaagctttcttttcttgtcttattctcCCTTCCCCCCGCAGCTTGCGTTCCAGGTGGGTTACAACTTTCCTGCTTGTACCATCTGCCCCACAGTCCATGCTGGCCACAGGGCCTGAGTGCCTGCCGGGTCCCCTGACCAACTCTGGGAAACCCTCCCACCTGGAATGGGGACCAGACCTCTTCCCAGGCCCTGGCGCCTGGGATGGCCAACAAGTGACTTGCTGTTGTTGTGACACCACACCCCCCGTCAAGGCTCACACTGCTGGGGGGGCTTACTTGGCTGGCTCTGGGAGCCCTGTCTCGGTTCCTAAGGGTTCCTGATAGCTGTCAGAAGGACCACCCTTTCTCCCAAGCCAACCGCAGTCTGGCTGGGCAATCTGATTTCAAAGGGGATTTCCCTGCAGACAGCTCCGTGTGCACTTTTCCCAGTGGAGCCTGCTTCGCCAATGCTGTCTTCAGTTACACCTCATCGCCCAGTCTCTTTGAGCACAAAGGCATCCTCCTAGCCTGCGGTCCCGAATTAGCATGCACCTCCCTACTTCCCTGCACGCTACCAAGTTTGCCTTTACGTACACTTGTCCACCATCTCTGAGGCACTTGACACCGTGAGGCCGCAGCTGAGTCCTAACTCAGGGAGCGCCCCAGAGGCTTTCTGCCCATCTCCTGAGCAAACTCTGTCACAGAAAAGCCCATCAGCGTCCAAGTGTCTCCACGGCGTTGTCTTGGCCCAAGTCAAAACCCTCCTGTCCATTTGCTGGCACTGCCCTCCCGAAAGCACTCACGCACAGCCCTTCTGTCCTGGCCCTCATTCCCTGACCGGTTGCAGTGCCTGGGTACGAGCCCAGTTCCCGTGGATTCTGCCTCCCTGGGATGCTCGGGGGAGTCGGGAGCAGGCCTGCCTCCCAGGGCCTGATCAAGACACTCAGAGGTTCTCAGCACTGGCAAGAGCGCCGGTGCCCCCATTCCACACGTAACGCAAACATAAAAACAGCCCTGAGCCATCAATCACAATACATACCTGCCTGCTGCAACCAAAAGACAGCCTTTCTGGGCTTCCCCGTGGCAAACATTGGGAAAGGTCATCAATCCTGAGCTTGCCACATTCTGTGGGAAGTGCTCTGCCTCGATGGTGCCGCCCCAGCCTGAGCCCATCTCTTGTGTCAATCTGGAACTGCCGCCACAGGCTGTCTTCCACCTCCTGAAAGGGCCCTGAGTTTTCCTTCTCATCTATCTTATGAGCACGTTTCCATTTGGTGCCTGTAGGCACTGACTGACTTCCAGACCAACTTCAGGTGCCCTCCCCAGCCTGCTGCCTCTCCTAGGGATTTTGTGGTttgccacccccaccccgcccccctcCAGGTGAGTGCACACAAGGTTGCAGACAACCAGCTTCCCGGCAGGCACGTCCTGTCTCAGACGCTGGATCCTCACCGGGGTGCTCCGTGTCACTCTCAAAGCAGTATCCACCACGATCCCCTTACTTTTAAGTGCCACCCTGGACCAGCATAGCCCTCACCCAGTCCATCCCTCTGACGATGCACCACTGGGCTAAGAGTTGGGCAGCTGTGGCAAGGGGTCGCTCTTGCCTCTCTTCTGAGGGACACTGGCTGCTCTATGATGCAGGTGGGCACTGCACCAGAGTCCAGCAGAGTGCTGCAGAGGGCCGGCCCTTGCCCCGTCTGTTACAGATGCCAGATGTGTCTTCTCACTGGCTGCCACTTCCCTACTCTCTCTGCTCATGGCCTCCTTTCCATCCTGGAGGTCCATTTCCCCTTATTGCCTCTTGTTTTGGTGTGACGTTTAGGACAGCCTTTCCCACTTTCCCATGAACACAGTCTCCTTGGcagttttctccttctttcacACCTTTCTATTCAGAGTTTTGTCTCATCGATCTGCCTGAAATTTACTTTTGTGCAAGGTGAGAGACAGTGATGTGACTTGACTTCTTTTCCCGCATGATTAGCTGATGAGCCCAGCACCACTGGTTGAGCACTCCGTTCTAGTGCTGTCTGTGGCACGTTCTGGGATCCTCATGAGCCCGGCTGCGCACCCGCTCATTAAAGTTTCTCCTGAGGCACATCCCTTTCCCTCAGGAACGTCTTACTGACTTGGAGTCC from Nomascus leucogenys isolate Asia chromosome X, Asia_NLE_v1, whole genome shotgun sequence includes these protein-coding regions:
- the LOC100583993 gene encoding protein ARMCX6-like, with the translated sequence ITYSLSKNKKISGYAQNFKNGSRVLDLSKCLFIQGKLLFAEPKDAGFPFGQDINSHVASLSMARNTSPTPDPTVREALCAPDSLHASIESQGQIKMYINEVCRETVSRCCNSFLQQAGLNLLISMTVINNMLAKSVSDLKFPLISEGSGCAKVQVLKPLMGLSEKPVLAGELVSAQMLFSFMSLFIRNGNREILLETPAP